The window CACGCCAATCAGATAAGCGAGCTCGGCAATTACTACATGGTACGGAACGCTCTGAACATAAAGATGCTCGATGCCAGTTTCAACCTCGTCACCGAAATCTCCGAGGCCAACGTTCCCGACAGCGTGGAGACCCTTTTTCTCAACAACAATCGTATACGTACGGTCGCGGCAGGGACGTTTCTACGAAAGACCAATCTACAGAAGGTCGTGTTGTACGGGAACGAGATAAAGAACGTCGAGGTGGCCGCGTTGAGCCTACAACCGGTCCCGGAGAACAGGGACGTGCCGATCTTTTACATAGGGAACAATCCTATACTATGCGACTGCACGATGGAATGGTTACCGCGCATAAACGAGCTCGCCCGTCTTCGTCAACATCCTCGGGTACTCGATCTCGATTCCGTCAGCTGCGAGATGGTGCACGCGCGCGCGACACCTCGCAGACCCCTCCTCTCGTTGAAATCGAAGGACTTTCTCTGCCGATACGAGGCCCATTGCTTCGCCCTATGCCATTGCTGCGACTTCGACGCGTGCGACTGCGAGATGACGTGCCCGGACAACTGTTCCTGTTATCACGATCACAGCTGGTCGAGCAACGTGGTGGATTGTTCGAACGCCGGTTACAAGCGCGTACCCGAACGCATCCCTATGGACGCGACTGAGATCTATCTCGATGGGAACGAGCTCGGCGATCTCGGTAGTCACGTATTCATAGGGAAACGTCGTTTGGAGGTGTTGTATTTGAACAACAGCGGGATCGCGGCTATTCACAATCGGACGTTCAACGGCGTCGGTGCGCTGCGCGTTCTACATCTCGAGGACAATTCGTTGCGCGAGCTGCGCGGCTTCGAGTTCGATCAATTGGAACGCATGTCCGAGCTATATCTCGATCACAATGCGATCGCCACCGTGGGCAATTCTACGTTCAAACGTATGAAGAATCTCGAGGTGTTGCGTTTGGATGGGAATCGAATCGTCGACTTTCGTCCGTGGGAAGCCCTGCCTAGCGTAGGCGACGGTACCAAGGTGGCCCTCGAGGGCAACGCCTGGAGCTGCGAGTGTACCAACGCGGCGAGACTCCGGAGCTGGCTTGCCGAACACCGCGGCGATCCCGAGAAGATGTATTGCCGAGACGGCGTGGAAACGTTGGCCCAAGCTATGAAGAGATGCGGCGACCCATCGACCGAAGCGGTCAGCCGTGGGATACAAGAGATTCCTCTGTTAGGCGGTAACTTCGTGCCTCTATTGGCCGGGGCCCTGGTGGCCGTTATAGCCGTATGCCTTATCGTCGCCTTGGCCTTTGCCTTTCGCCAGGACGTAAGGCTCTGGGCACACGCTCGTTACGGGCTCAGACTCGGTAAAATGCCGAGCGGACCTGACGACGAGCGGGATCGACTCTACGACGGTTACATCGTTTACAGCGAACGAGACGAGGATTTCGTATCGCGATTTCTCGCGGCTGAACTCGAGGCTTCTGGCTTGACTCTTTGCCTTCATTGGCGCGACCTACCACCCTCGAGGACGCAGGAAACGGTGCCGTCCGCGGCCGCGGCCGCTCGACGTCTCCTCGTTGTCCTCTCCCCGGTATTCCTCGCTAACGAGTGGCAACGCGTCGAATTCCGAACAGCCCTACGTACCGCCCTCGAAAATGTCAGACCAAGCTCGCGAAAGAGTCGCGTGGTCGTATTGCTAGCCGCCGAGGCGCCGGCTCGTGATCCCGAAATTCAGCTACTCCTTGGCAGTTGTACCGTCGTCGTATGGGGCGAGAAGAGGTTCTGGGAGAAGCTCAGGTTTGCCATGCCAGATTCTTTGGACAAAAGGCGTCGCGACGCCGGCAAAAGGTCGAACGATCGTAAGAATCGTGTGCCCGCGAGATACACACCGGCACCGACCTCCGCGGCCGTCGACGTCTGGAGCAACGCCAATGGCAAACCTAATGGGGTCCTACTTGCGCCGGTACACGCACCCACGCCTACTCCCACGCAATCGACCTACGTCAGTTCGGCCTCGAGCAGGACCGAGGACGAGGACAGCGGTGCCGAGCATCAGAAcaaccatcaccatcatcatcatcatcatcaacatcagCACTCTACTGCACCTCCAAACGGTAGACCGACTAGCGTCTCCTCGAGAGGCAGCCATCTTTACAGTACCATACCGGAACCCCCGGTCGTCGTGGTGCCATCCGCGCCACCCGGTGATACTTCTACCAATCCGCGTACTTACTTCGTCTAGTACGAGGGCTCGACGATTATCgcggcggcgacgacgacggcgacgacgacgacgacgacgacgacgacgacgacgacgaggagaggtatcttttctttcgctcGCTCTTCCACTACGATGATTCCTGATCTACGGAGCTATCGCCGAGGAGGATGGATCGCGCTGGATCCGCGCCAAATCTTCCTACCTTCGTATCCTAACTCGTCGACCACTTGTGCCCTTTTCCCTATAAGGGTGTTATATTTTAGCTTCCTCTCCCAATTACTCACGATCCATccgctttctttcttccttccttccttcctcttttgaGTTTCGCGCGCTTAGCAGATCGGCGAacggaattatttatttttttttcattttctctctctctctctctctcaatcctTCCCTTTGTGCGCGAACGCaaggatatatttattttccaatCGAATCGTTGGACGATCCACGCAGAATCTCGACGGAATTTAGTTCGAGGTAGAAACGCGAGAATTTGAATCGACGCTGCCTTTTTGTGTCACTGCCCCGCGAGAGATCGATCGCAAGTCGTATGGGAAATCTCTTTCGTAAAATCGATTCGATGCTCGTTCGGATCTCTCGTAAGTCTCGCCAGGAATTATTTCCGTCCGGTGTGCGTTATCGAACGGAAATGTGATTACTACGTCGCTACGATAGTCGAGTTTTCTATGGAAAAACTCGACATAGGATCGTcccatttctattttcttttattcgttctttGAACCAGCCGTTGTTTTATTACACTTTagttgcttttcttttcttttgttattcgacaagaaaaaaaggaaaaagaaagacagaaaaaaagaaaaatagagagagagagagagagagagagagagagagagagatacgcaAACACGTGaacgataaatatttctttttgtatcgCATTTACGTTCGTCGATCAGTGATATAATTGCAAACGAGCGAGAAAACGAACAAGACAAGATTATTGTATTTCGTAAGATTAGTATAGTGTCAAAGTGAAAGATAAGATGACGAAATTtaggaaaaaggataaaagacaGCAGAAACTTGGCGAGAACCTCGTTCCTAAGATTCACGACCGTTCACGGTGACACGGATGCGACGGTCGCATAACGCTTATTAGTACGTAAGTCGAATTCTCTTGTAAATAATGTAtctaattttgtaaatattcagACGCACACTTTCgagcacacacacatagacacacacacgtgcGCGAGCgcatacacgcatatacataACACACCGACGCGGCCAGCACTTTGTATTTCAAGACTGACCGTGCCATCGCGATACGTCTCCTTTTTAGGTTGTATATCGATTTGCGTTataaatacgaatataaatatataaatataaaaaaaaaaatatatatatatatatatatatgaaactaATGTAATATCAATTGTACTGTACTGTTGTAAATAACGCTCATCGAATCACGTATCGTGTATTTGCAGTCTGTAAAATgagtattaaattaattgccACTTTCCATTTCAGCAAAAGAATCATGAGAAATAAAGACGTTTGTTTTATAAACGAGTTTTACCATGATTAGCATGTTTCGCGAATcgaattagtatatatatatatttaaagtagATACATAGTAACGAAGGAAACGACTTCATTTACTTTCAAAGCTACTTAAAATTCGTCCGAGGGGTTGCCTCGtcttagatacatatatattacgttaACTCGTAGATACGACGGGAAGGTTACGGTTCTTCGTCGGTTCTACAGTCGGCAGTCGATTTGGCAAAAGTCTGTgaacgaaaaggaaacgaagagaaagggatGGGGAGTGGTGATCCGGGGAAACGTTGCTCAAGGGACGTGCCAAGGGTAAAGGGACTCCACTCCGGGTGTGTCCAGCAGAGAGATTTAATCGAGGCGACTCTCTGCGGCAGGAGAACCTTTGTTCGAAGTTTCGTTCTAGTCCAACATCAACCTCCATTACGGTTGGCCAAATAAACAACGGACCGTTTTACGGAATAACGCGAGCAAGCGGATACCGCTCGAAACGTTTCGAAACTCGACTCGGACTCCTCTCCAAAGACGAGATATTAGATCGTACCTCGTTTCgctcttccttttatttccgGCTTTCTCCCCTTAATTAATTTCCTAGCCCTGATCGAGTGTCGTTggactttctttctctctctctctctctctctctctctctctctgtctctgtctctctttcttattttcgcgagcgagcgaacgagcgcTTCTTCAAACTCCttcaactttttctctttcgaacgaAAGTACCTATACCTATATCGTATATTTCGAATTCATAATCCTCTCTAGTCGagtattttctccttttacagTCGTAACGTAGTAACCTTTAGGAGTATCCTTTCtgctttcccttctctctctctctcttttttcttctttctttcttttttctttttcttcttcttcttcttctctctcaggTAGGAGGATCCGAAAATTTCTCCGTTTACTCGTCGCATTACTCCCTCCGGTCACGTAGCTAAACGAGATTCGAAGGCATAAGTTACAGTTCGTCCGTAGCCGAGCCAACCGTGAATCGCCTTTTTAAAGGGACGAGAATGTACCATGGCTAGACGAGAGAACGTAACCAGGGAAGTAATAGTTTTATCGAAGAAGCTCGAGCCTggggcttctctctctctctctttctctttttctacgttCGTTAGAATATCGGCGCACGTTCCGTTAAAGGGGAACGTGAACGCGAAACGGCCTAACTTCTCCTGGGAACTCGATTATCCGTTCAACGATGGACGATAATTTTAGACCGATGCACGAgacccttttattttctcaaacCCGTTCCTATtccgatgaaagaaagaaatgtacaGCGAAGGCCGATCGATGTctcgagaggaaaaaaagaaaaacaaatctcAGATCATTCATCACAGGTATGTATAAAACGCGAATGcgtatctataattataataatagacaaAAGTTACAATTTCCTAATTCCTGAAAGGAGATAAATGGGTAAAAGGTGCGCGTTCGTCCTTTGATGCCTCTATTCTCAATAGATAGTAAAAtacagagagggagaagaaagatTTAGGAAAGCCTTCGAGCTATGCAGAAAAGTTTGTCCTCTCGGCGATGTTAATGACATCGCGACTTTCGTACGGTCTCTCGGCTTAATTACATTTACCAGACGTGCCTCCGAGCGAATggaacagtaataatgataataacggtaacaacagTCCAGAGATCGAATGGGATATACTGTAAGACCGTATTTTACgtaaaacaaatatacatgcatacatacatacgcatgtgtttgtttatatatatatatatatatatatatatatatatatatatatatatatatatatatacatatgtatctgtaTACATGCCTTACAAGGTTAGATTTAAAGATCGTAGAAAAAATCAAGTTGATAATTAATCGaactttttttcctattatgtTTATTCTTTCGCCatattaaacgaataataaacgaaaCTGAAACCCGCGCGTGAATAATATTACAGGGTATTTTTACAAACAAAAGGgttggaaaagaagaaaaaaaaaaaacaaaaaaagaaaaaagagaataaaaagataaagagaggctCATTTTTTCGTGGCTTTCATCGAGCAACCACACCGTACAGTTTTCTCTTTCCGATGGGACGCGGCGCCTGGCTACGGGAATTGCATTAAATCGCATTCGAGTCGAGTTCCTCTGAAACGGAGAACGCATAGTTCGTCTCtatctcactttttctctttatctttcttttcctctcattgtatgaaacaaagagagaaagatagagagagaaagagagagagagagcaagtaTTTCTCTGATTTATGCACGCTTCGCGTGTCATTTTTACGTCCATTTTGTTTTCGGAACATTTGGTACGTTTCGTTGGTAGGCAAagcttatgaaaaaaataaccaTGATACTGTAAAAGTACTAGGTGGGTATTGtacgattacaataatgaaatgAGAATCGTACAGGAAATTTGATCGATTTGCTTCTACTTTGACTTTAATTTTAGAGTTTTTTCCCCTTtgattccttctttttcgtttctctctctttctcgtatagGTAGAGAAGGATAATCGATAAAGGTaatcgaacgagagagagagaaagatttgaTTAAAACACGATATGTAACATTAACTTACTAGGAATCTAATCCAATAAGTTTTCAAATTACGAAATAGCGGGTTCATCTTATcatagagaataataatagaagctTGAAAGCTACATCGTGTTCGTAtccgtgtatatatgtatgtatgtatatatgtatgtatgtatatatatatatataatcgcaCACGCTTTTGCATTTTAAATCGAGCGACGTATCACGTCCATGACGCGTTTAATAGCTTAACGACTGCACATCCTTTTCGCGGTgccttgaatatatatatatatatatatatatatatatatgtatatacgtacggtCAATATCACGTTCGAAAGTGATACAAactaaataaatctttttcgttcgttACAATCGACAACAACTTGTCagagttttatatttaattttaagaaagaaagaaaaacaaagaccAATTGAAGATTTCATTCTATATCATTCTAAACGATTCGCACGCAAGACGAACGATAATCGACAAAAGGATTCATTCATAAAAATCCAAATTTGTTTCATCGACGAGAAAGATTGAAGGAATGAATAATGTTTCCTTACAAACGTACGTtgcttctttttgtttttgacgatgagaaaaatagaacgaaacaaaaacgaattatttcattttatttggaGAAATTAAGAGAAATGTGACTTAAGTaacaaaatatgtaataacgtGGAACTattcacaaaaaaaagaaaaaaaaaaaaaagaaaaagaaaaatataaataaataaattttattcataaagaaaaaaaaaaaacgtatgaGCCGCGActagtattaaatattaataatcaaaaagaTCAATGATCCAGTGAGATAAATGATCTGTTAAGGTATCATCGAAACGAAACAGTCGATGATTATAAACggaaaaaacaaattgaagagtacaataaaagaagatggaaaagaaagaaagaaagaaggaaagaaaggaaaggagagagaaactaGAAATGTTATTCCTCGCACGGACACGCCTTTGAAGGTTGTTTCGGGATCACGTTGTATGTTCTTTCGTCCCTTGCTTGTCCAAAGTCGAGAGACGTGCATTGATCCTCTGGTAAACGACATCCTCGTACGGTCACTGTGGCATCGATccgtacgtacttacatacatacatatatacgtaatatatatgtatacatacttCACAAACCTCTTTctactcttatttttttcttttacttctctttctctctctctctctctatctctctctctttctctctcattcactgTCCTTCTTTCTTATCCTCCTCATCGTCTTCTATTTCTCGtcggaaaggaaaggaaagagaagagaaggaaagggtAGCAAAGGGATGGGAAGGGAAGGAAAGGGAGCAGAGGCGACGCCGTTGCATCGATCAACTGTCGAACGACCGGCCGCTAATTGCATCGGGCACAATATCTTGATCAAAATCGAACGCGGGGCGCTGGAATTAATTAGAACGATGACGTGCTCGGTCACGGCTGGTCCCTTGTACTCTCCCAAGTAAAATCGACGTGTTTCGTTGTTACGAACGAGATAGCATATCTTAAGTGAGAGATGTActctgtgtttctctctctctctctctctctctctctctctctctctatctatctatcttctctctcaaTGACCCCTctcgaaggaaagagaaagggagagagaagaacaaaTCATTACTTACGTTTCTTTACACTTTCTATCTCGAAATAAAGTAAGCGCTTATGGAttattctctctatttctccctaatatatatatatatatatatatatgtgtgtgtgtgtgtgtgtgtgtgtgtgtgtaaagatTAGAtagaatttttgataaaaatgagaagaggagaaggaaaatgaaagaaaaagagaaacgacattttttttcgacaattatatcACCAGAGTTTAAAAGGAAAGGCAAGAAGAAGATCGAGTGAGTAGACGGCATTTCGAGAGTCAttcttctctctatatctatccgtctctctctccctctctctctctctctctctctcacttcacGGCACGGAATCACGAGTTATTCCGTATTAAGTGCCCATTCTGTGAACCCTCTTCTGGCGTGCCTTATTCGGACTGATTACACCATAACGGCCATCAAGTCAATTTCCAAGTCGGAGTTTCGACTCTTCCAAAACCTTCTGGCATAACGACCAACGCTAAGAACTGCATCGTAATAGTACGAGCAGTCTCCGGatcttatctataatatcgtattttcgagtagaaaaagagagagagagagagagagagagagagagagaatgagagtaagtgtaagcgagaaagaaaatggatgcATCTTTACGTTTACAAATGTTCTCTGACTCACGAAAATGAATGTTTTTCGTaactgaaaaaaaagtaaatccatatatctttttgtctatctctttctctctctctctctctctctctctctctgtccttttctttctattaggTAGAAATACGAGGGAGAAGGACGGAGAATGGGAAgatgtaatttataaaagcGATCGATCGACAAATTACTAGCCTCCGAGCGTCGCTGCCGCTTAATTAAAGCAATTAAATCGTTGTCCGCTCGTTCAACGAAGCGAGAAGACTGACGTTTCGAAACCACGCGTTCGCTAAGTGTTTGCTTCATAAAtttatagagagaaatagagagacagaaacagagagggGGTAAAACATttgagaaaggaaataataatatttgtcgaAAGTTTATTTCGACTAATGGACGAGATACGAATCGATTTTGTCGAGAagttgaaattattgttatagcaataatataatcattaatattatttttttgttataactgttaggagagagagagagagagagagagagagagagagagagagagagagaggatttcTTTCGAAGGTATAAATAATGACGTTTTTATTTCACAAATAACGACATCCTACGATTGTTTTCTATAGTTTGTACAACTTATCCGTGCCGAGCGATACGGGCCCGATTAATATacctttttctactttttccgAGTTTGCATACTAATTAAAAAGTCTAATCGAGGTACGCTATAAAATGTACCGACGCGAGAGATCATAcggtgatatatatatatatatatatatattgtatatatgtatatatgcgtgtacgtatatatatatatgtgtatatgtgtgttcgaggaagaaaacaaaaatggtCTATTTTATAGCGGCTTTATAATAGCCACCGATGCTTtccgaataaattatttatctaccTGTCTGAATCGAATGAGTGGGTGGATGAAGTTGGGGGGTGGGTTTTAAAATGAgaattccttttctctctctttctttctttttttttttttttatttatttaacttttagcAATTAACGCGATTGAAGTTTGATATctggaatgagagagaggaggaaggggAAGTACATTCTCTATATCGTTATCGAATCGCTCTTGAGCagtaatttattatgtatctAAATATTAGTGGTAGTCTCAAAGGTTCGACTCGAGAAGTGGATAAAACAGCCAGCGAGTCGACTATTTTCGAAAGAGGTTATCTCGTAAATAGCTGTTTTGtgtgaaagagggagagagagagagagagagagagagagagagagagagagagggaaggtgTATAGGAAGCGAAGGAGAACGGTATCGTATATAAAGTTTCAACGACGGCTTATCTCAAAGCACTTTAGCGGTGACCGTGATAGGAGCGACATCGtgctttctttcct of the Vespa crabro chromosome 4, iyVesCrab1.2, whole genome shotgun sequence genome contains:
- the LOC124423484 gene encoding toll-like receptor Tollo, translated to MDTTLIRSVLGLGLLCWLLPKDERSIFLVYGRSITSLEAPTGCEWRREENEEADEEERTLACKVRTIANVAGLIGNLSSIQIDSITSLGLECSDVLFFESQLEGPHGFLSPLPRLEKLRVDYCKIRYLPAGAFASAQNLRGLSVRTHNGDWSAMTLELDRDSLLGLADLEELDLGDNNLWTLPSDLFCPVVSLSRLNLTRNKLQDATSLGFSDRLRSCTPNLESLDLSGNDLGALPDRTLAGLRSLTVLKLQENAIAAVGDHALAGLANLRSLNVSSNRLVALPPELFAKTKELRELVLSNNSLAVLAPGLLDGLEELQVLDLSGNELTSRWVNRETFSRLGRLLVLDLSYNGLTKIDSRVFEGLYSLQILKLEHNEIETLVDGCFASLTNLHTLTLSHNKIGRFEPSHAHGLIALEQLFLDGNRLRALHRRVFANLTELKDLSLSGNSLTEIPYAVRVLHSLKTLDLGNNHVSRIDNESFAGLNELYGLRLVDNKLENVSREAFSTLPALQVLNLANNYIRHVEQSAFAKNPVLRAIRLDGNRLTEIRGAFTSLSTLVWLNVSDNKLLWFDYSYLPSSIEWLDIHANQISELGNYYMVRNALNIKMLDASFNLVTEISEANVPDSVETLFLNNNRIRTVAAGTFLRKTNLQKVVLYGNEIKNVEVAALSLQPVPENRDVPIFYIGNNPILCDCTMEWLPRINELARLRQHPRVLDLDSVSCEMVHARATPRRPLLSLKSKDFLCRYEAHCFALCHCCDFDACDCEMTCPDNCSCYHDHSWSSNVVDCSNAGYKRVPERIPMDATEIYLDGNELGDLGSHVFIGKRRLEVLYLNNSGIAAIHNRTFNGVGALRVLHLEDNSLRELRGFEFDQLERMSELYLDHNAIATVGNSTFKRMKNLEVLRLDGNRIVDFRPWEALPSVGDGTKVALEGNAWSCECTNAARLRSWLAEHRGDPEKMYCRDGVETLAQAMKRCGDPSTEAVSRGIQEIPLLGGNFVPLLAGALVAVIAVCLIVALAFAFRQDVRLWAHARYGLRLGKMPSGPDDERDRLYDGYIVYSERDEDFVSRFLAAELEASGLTLCLHWRDLPPSRTQETVPSAAAAARRLLVVLSPVFLANEWQRVEFRTALRTALENVRPSSRKSRVVVLLAAEAPARDPEIQLLLGSCTVVVWGEKRFWEKLRFAMPDSLDKRRRDAGKRSNDRKNRVPARYTPAPTSAAVDVWSNANGKPNGVLLAPVHAPTPTPTQSTYVSSASSRTEDEDSGAEHQNNHHHHHHHHQHQHSTAPPNGRPTSVSSRGSHLYSTIPEPPVVVVPSAPPGDTSTNPRTYFV